TTTTCAAAAGGTTCTTCAACTTCTTTAAGATTTGCTAAAAGTCTTAGATCAGTAGCAATCTTATGAGCCGTTGATCCAAAAGAACTGATAGCATTAAGGATATCAACATCAATTTTACGAGAATAAGTTTGTCCTGTAACCGGATATGCTTCACTAAATCCAGAAAGTTCTGTAACTCGTTTATCTAGAGCTTCTacctaattaaaaaaaaaattataagaatcATAATAAGACaacaaatcaataaaaataataaaaataagttaaaaactTACTTTATCATGATCTCCTTCAAATAAAGCCAAAAATGATGCTTGTGTACCTGTGGTACCTTTAACACCACGGAGTCCAAGATCATCACGAGTACGAGTTAAATTGCGAAGATCCCATAAAAGTTCCTATAATATCTTAAATTTTgatcaataaataaacatatttttttttttatgatgaaatgttaaaatttaattaattaaataaataaaaaataaatatggtttACTTATTAACCTGTATCCATAAAGTAGCTCTCTTTCCAACAGTAGTTAATTGGGCAGGTTGAAAATGTGTGAATCCCAATGTAggtaaatctttatattttttagcaAAATTACTAAATCTACTAATAACTACTGCtaatttttccaataataaGTTAAGACCTTgttttaatatgattaaatCTCCATTGTCAGTAACATAACAACTTGTTGCTCCTAAGTGAATGATTCCTGCGGCTTTTGGAGCTACTAAACCAAAAGCATGAACATGTGCCATGACATCATGACGTCTTTTTTCCTCCTCTTCTTCGGCTGCTTTGAAATCTTCAGGAGTCAACTcctatcaaaattttttttttaaaaaaaaaattgtaatattgaaaaagaaaattgtaatattaaaaagaaaatttaatgaaataataaaattttatgtatatatgcAAAGTATATGTGTTATTTTTACCAAATGAGCTTTCATTTCTTCAATAGACTCATCAGTTATACCAGCTATACCTAATTCTTTTTCTGCTATAGCCAGGTTTAACCAAAGTTCTCTCCAAGTAGAAAACTTTTTAGCCGGTGAAAATAATCCGACTATTTTTGAGTTTCCATATCTTGAAGTTAAAGGGCTTTCGTATTTAGTTTTCGACATTGTTGTTTAACTGTTAACagataaaagaatttattttttaaataatttttttgttagataTCTAGGTAGATATCtataattattagataatcAAAGATAATCATAACTCGGACTATACTGCGGAGGTATGTCACCAACCAATCAATAAAATACTcgggagaattttttttcgtgcAAACCATAAACCATATTCATTGTTTTTCTTAATTAGTCCCATATTTGAACATCCCGTTTTAATAAATGgctaatatttaaaatatataagtttCGGGTTAGGATTCAGGATTcggaaaaaatataaaatggatATATTTCGTATATACTAAAGTCTAAAAAGTTTCGTGTTTAGTTGCACCTTTTGAAATTATCTgggaataaaattcaaatatacgGACATCATATTAGAGCTTTCATGCATAACTAATCCTAAACCCCTAAGTAACAACTGACAAATAAGGGTGTGACAAATAGGgtttctaaaaaaagtaatCTTTCCCAAATGATAGGTGGGTCAAAGATATATATACTTAAGTCAATACTATGGAAATAAAATTGGTTGAATCGACGCCTTACCTTTTTTTACTTAACAATAATGTAATCCAACCTAATTATTTATGAACACGAATAAATTATCCAAAAAGGACCAGCAAGTCCAATCCTTTGAATTTGTGAATACACCTATTGACAGAAACAAAAACGGGGTTAATAATTCAgtacagtaaatataaatagttccggacaataataattaaaaaatttggttgaTTTAAACAATTGTACAGTGGTATCCAATATAAATACAACACCgtagaaataataatcaaacatATGTATATAGTCTTCATTGATCTAAACTTGGCCTTTTATATAAAGTCTTCTATTAAATTGATGCATTGATAAACTTGAGTGAGCTAAGCTTAAAGGTTATTGTATACTTTTCCATATTATAGAGGATGGGTTTGATCTTATCTTCACGTTCCATTGCACTAATACccttcataattatttttacactTCCATAAATCAGAACTCTTCCCATTATTTACATTCTAAATTCTGCAGGAATATTTCAAACAATCAAAACAATCATCTTTTTCACATAATACCTTCTCCAACAAAATTACCACTTTGAATGAATCTTTGGCTGCttctcaataaaaaaaaattttttcgtttttaaAAGTGAGACGTTACACTGTTTTTCAAAGTTATTGTATGTTTTTAATCTTTTAGTATTACATAAAAACCAACAACGTGCAATTTATCAAGTTTTCAagaatgattattaataaactggATTTAATATCGACAATTGATCTCAAGGAATCTAAACTGCAACAAatctttataaagaaaatctaaaagaaatttctcaaAGATTGGCCTTAAAGAAATTcgttttcaaagaaaaaaatcaagaagaaaatcaattaaatgagATTCAGACATCACATCACTTTGAAAAAATGGTtggataatgaaatttaaacaattttttcaaaattatgattattacttattataaatgacatgactatacatatattttgattttattagtttatttctCTCCTTAGAGAGCACTTCAAACAAGGACtaattacatagtaaattaattgaaatggaaaatattattaaaatcaataataaatttatgttcGAACTTCGTGTAATAAAGCGAATTTCTTTGTTTAtccaattttcatttaataatttataatagatAGTTATACAAATTATCTTGCATATTTCatccaatttttttgatatgttAATGAGTCTCCCATAGTTGCTTGtctatttattcttttatgcTCTTCTTTTGATACAATACGTTCAATTACCTCCCCCGATCCTCTAATTAATCtggaatataaaattaaattccaTGAGTAAAATGGACGAAtgtattgtaaatattaaacatgTTATTTACCTAACTCGACCATCTACAGGATCTACAACTTCTCTAATTACTGATTGTTCTGCTTCATATTCTTTTCGTGTTTGAGGCATCATAGATGGTCTTTTTGGTTTTTTCTCAAGTTCTTCTTCCTCTTGGTGTATTACACTATTTGTACTTTGTATAGGATCCTTCTTCTTTCGAAGATTTTGTTGccattctttaatttcttgaattaaatgATGTTCTTTTTCACCCTTTTCTTcatgtttctttttcttaaattttttatgtttcttATGTTTCTTCTTACTTTTCGACTTATGATGATGTCTTGAAATATCAATAGAATTTGTAGTATCCGTACTATAACTAAGTGAATCATCTTTTGATGAGGAATGATGATTTTTGTGCTTTCTATGTTTACTTtttgatttagattttttcttttttggtgaACGCGAACGAGAATGTGAGCGAGAATGTGAACGAGAATGTGAACGAGAATGTGAACGAGAATGTGAACGTGAAATCGAATACGAACGTGGAGAATTtcctctttttcttttaaaattattatctctTTCTCTTTCTGGTAAATAGCTTCTTACTTCACTATGATGAGAAAGTGAAGAAGGACGTATAGGTGAACCTGATTGCGAATTTCGTGGcattttgtaaaaatgttttacaaaaaactgaaaatattaAACGGTAGATCATGTGTAACAAAAATCACGAGTTTATTAGTGATCGCTCGGATTTTTTAATGGGTTTGGATAATAAACTGATTAACTGAACTTTCCAAACTTTCGTTATCGGATAGATAATGATTTGATCTACGTTAAAAAATCTAAACACCAAacatcagtaaatttttttttaaaaatgtttcgttCATTGACTATTGCCAAAGGTTTTGCCGGTCGAGCTTCAATGGTATCATAATTACTTTAATGTTATGGGTAAGTTCCGCTgaaaagtattaattataatgtttCCCTAGCTCGCCAAAGGGCAACAAAAACGCGGTCTTGCAATACATGAATATTTGTCAATGGAGCtcttaaataaatatggtgTAAAAACTCCGAAAGGTGGGGTCGCCAGGAGTCCCCAGGAAGCTTATGAGGTTGCACAAAAATTAGGTATGTGATAACTAATAATATGttacttgaattttatttagggctattttttttatcaattgttTAGTCGTCTCtaagttttaattttcaagaacgaaattttttcaaatcgaTCGAATTAAAATACTAATGGATAATaacatttctctttttttatgaattgaCGTTTAGGTACCGAGGACGCGGTTATCAAGGCTCAAGTACTTGCAGGTGGTCGTGGAAAAGGTACTTTTACAAGTGGTCTAAAGGGAGGAGTCAGAGCGGTCTTTTCGTAagttgttatttaaattattatttatatatattaattaatcgtATTTcactatttaattaaaaacttatttttctCTTAGTCCCGCCGAGTCTAGAATGTTCTCTGAACAAATGCTTGGTTATAAACTTATAACAAAACAAACTGGTGCGGCTGGAAAAATTTGTAATGCGGTAAAGGAACCAGTCTTGTTTGAATATACTTTCCGTGtgttgtaaattattattctttaatatatatatatattttttctttctatatTATAGGTCTTTATCGTTGAACGTAAATTCGTTCGTCGTGAATTTTATTTTGCCATTTTACAAGATAGAAAATCCCAAGGACCTGTTATTGTAGCTTCTTCTCAAGGTGGTGTCGATATTGAAAGCGTGGCTGCGGAAAATCCTGATGCTATTATAACATTACCAGTCGATATCGATGTGGGTTTAAAAAGGGAAGATGCTAAGAATATAGTAGAAAAATTGGGATTTTCTCCAAAAGTTGTTGAAGAAGTTAGTATATTGTTATTGAATTCTTATTATCAAATATGTCAAAATCTtgatttctctcttttttttttgtttaggcAACTGATATGATACAAAGACTTTATCAGctatttattgataaagaCTGTACACAGGTTGAAATTAATCCTATGGCGGAATCTGCTGATCAcgaaggtaaatattttagacAATCTcacttaatataatttaatttaaataatttatatgtaaattagtTCTTTGTATGGATGCAAAACTTAACTTTGACGATAATGCTGATTTCCGTCAAAAGGATATATTTGCCTTACGTGATACATCTCAAGAAGATCAACGTGAAGTTCAAGCAGccaaatataatttgaattatattggGTTAGATGGACAAATTGGTTGTTTAGGTAGGCTATTATCATTGAATGCAGTCTTTTCGAccctttaataattatatacttaaaaatttgatgaataaattaagtaaacgGAGCAGGGTTAGCTATGGCTACAATGGatataattaaacttaatGGTGGAGAACCTGCTAATTTTTTGGATGTTGGCGGAGGAGCAACAGCTGAACAAGTTACCGAAGCATTCAAAATCATATCGTCCGATCCACAAGTTACGtcaattttagtaaatatttttggaGGTATTATGCGCTGTGATATTATTGCTCAAGGTATAATTCAGGCTACCACGCAGTTACAGTTAACATTGCCAGTTGTTGTCCGATTACAAGGTACTGAAGTCGATGCTGCAAAGAAACTTATTGCAGAGTCAGGTTTACGTATTATTTCAATTGATGATCTTGATGATGCTGCTTCTAAATCCGtacaattatcaaaaattgttCAACTTGCGCGTCAGGCAAAGATAGACGTTACGTTTGAATTACCCATATaaccaattaatttaaatttcgttattttgttaaattttataaactacaattttatttgttcatctttcactaaaattaaaattgtttttatttattcaccATGCTATTAGTCATCATCTTAGTTATAAATTAGAGTTATGCTTTTTAATGATAACATAACCTTTTTTGgcccttttttttctttcttcgggagcaggaatttttttaacattaattacttgtaaaatttcttttactttgAGTATCATACCGGCAATATAAGCAGTTTGAGAGTGATAGACAGTTTGTTGTAAACGACGTAAACCTAGAGCTCGTACAACTCTTCGAAGTTTTAAAGGTAAACCAATTGTAGAGCGTcgtaaagtaattttaaaaaaaccatttggaatttttgatgaatttttatgAGAAATTTGAGAAACCGATTTAGAATTAGGCTTTATCAAAGTAGGAGGAGTAAAGTAACTTTGTGAAAAATATCTGGATGTTACACGTGATtgaattgaaaataattttgttagagAACATAAAAAGTTcatctttttaaattgttaaacGAAAAGTCGACAATCATACTGACGAATCTCAGTAAATGACCCAAAAACTTATTATTGGTTTAAGATTCTGGATCATGTGATGTCAATATTGAAGAGTAACTATCTgtcgaattttatttatatttatcatatctattgattttttttttttaatttttgtattttgtcTATCTACTTTCCCTTCTTTAAGCACTATGGAAGACAATTATTCATATAACATTAATATGCTTGATCAGAGTGATTTTGAAAATGTGGAACAAATGCAGTATGAAAGCTTTGAAGGAGAAGGTAGattgaatttcaaatttttttttttatttcgctATTAGTAACGTTGATAGATCTTTAGACTTAAATGTCGTGATTAGTGCACACTGgctcttttattaattaaattattagtatagatcttaatttgtaaaatttagtagacaaaaatctttaaattttaaatcaataaattttcatttttcgcCTCTTGGATGTCATATATCGTCCACCCAcccaatatattataaaaattatttcattttgtttGAACACTGTAAAATAATGGTTCATTATATCAATTTAGAAGTTTATCAGGCTGATTCTGAATTGGAACCTGATATAAATCAAGAGGATTGTTGGACGGTCATATCTTCATTTTTTCATGACAAAGGCCTTGTAAGACAACAACTTGATTCATTTGACGAGTTTGTACAAAATACTATGCAAGAAATTGTTGATGAAAATAAGAATCTTGTGTTGCAAACAGTTGCGGGAAACCAGGGAGGGGAAGGTGATAAGGCAGTATGTTTTTGTGCATGTTATCATTTGATCTTTGAAATATTGAATCTTCTGAGAATATAAATAAGGTATCAAtgttatatttcattttcctAGAAACGATATTATATCCGATTTGGACAAGTATACTTATCAAAACCTACAATGACTGAAGCTGATGGTAGTGTTCAAGCGATGTTTCCGCAAGAAGCACGCCTTAGGAATTTAACGTATGTGTTATCAAATCAATACATACgtacatacatacatatatatatatattatctaaacaaatttatcatatagATATGCTGCTCCTCTTTATGTTAACATGAAAGAAGAGACAATGATAGCAGATCCTAGAGCGCCGGAAAACAGAGGAAAAGCAACATTAAATGAAATGTTTGATGaagatgatttaaaatatgacCCTGAAGAATCATCATATGATAAAGTGTTTGTAGGAAAGGTAGattctatattttattattcaataattttctttaaagaattatattaatttaattctttgaTGATTTAAAGATTCCAGTTATGTTAAAATCAACATTTTGTGTGTTACATGGTTTAGATGACAAGAGTCTTTATGCTTTGAATGAATGTCCTTATGATCAGGTTTATCagaagttatatttatttatattatgaatcTTTCTTTCAATATCTTCATTTAATAAGTCTATTTCCTTATCCAAATTCAACAGGGTggttactttattataaatggttCTGAAAAAGTGTTGATTGCACAAGAAAGAATGGCATCAAACACTGTTTATGTTTTTGCAAAATCACCGCCTTCACCTTATTCATTCACAGCTGAAATTAAAAGTGCTATAGAAAAGGGATCCAAATTAATAAGTTCATTAATGATTAAGCTTTTAGCAAAAACGGCTGAGAAAGGTGTAAGTATTTATTCATCATGAACTTTTCTATATGTAAggtttattatttctttgatattGAGCATTTTTTCTTGTTAGGCTACTGGACAATCTATACAAGCAACTATgccttatattaaaaaagatgtaCCTGTAGTTATTGCTTTTCGAGCACTTGGCGCTGTTTCCGATCAAGATTTTCTGCAATATGTTTGTTATGATCATAGTGATACTCAAATGTTAGAAGCACTAAAACCATGTATAGAAGAAGCATTTGCGGTCCAAAGTATGGAGGTAGCtaataaaacttaatatattaattatgtatttcGTTTCATATGAATTtgtctttttatataatttcatttaaataggTGGCGGCTGATTGGATAGGCCGTAGAGGTACTGCAACAGGAGCAACGAGAGACAAACGTATAAAGTATgtttattgctttttttttacatcttcaattttagtttttttattaattcattctACGTTCTCTATAGATATGCAAAAGATATTCTTCAAAAAGAATTGTTACCACACGTTTCAACCGAGTATGGttgtgaaaaaagaaaagcatTCTTCCTTGGTTATATGGTTCATAGACTTTTATTAGCTGCTCTTGGACGTCGTGAACTAGATGATCGAGATCATTATGGGAAAAAAAGAATGGATTTAGCAGGTCCACTTTTAGCTTCATTGTTTCGTATGTTATTCAAAAAGCTTACAAAGGATGTATCAGCATACCTAAGAAAGGTTTGTGTGGCTTATTATGAAATCAATTTTTGACGAATGAGAGTTTCATTAACTCAAATTactttgtttcttttaatcaaGTGTATTGACGGTAATCGTGAATTCAATTTGAATTTAGCGATTAAAGCACAAACAATTACAAATGGTCTAAAATATT
The Rhizophagus irregularis chromosome 19, complete sequence DNA segment above includes these coding regions:
- a CDS encoding adenylosuccinase ade13: MSKTKYESPLTSRYGNSKIVGLFSPAKKFSTWRELWLNLAIAEKELGIAGITDESIEEMKAHLELTPEDFKAAEEEEEKRRHDVMAHVHAFGLVAPKAAGIIHLGATSCYVTDNGDLIILKQGLNLLLEKLAVVISRFSNFAKKYKDLPTLGFTHFQPAQLTTVGKRATLWIQELLWDLRNLTRTRDDLGLRGVKGTTGTQASFLALFEGDHDKVEALDKRVTELSGFSEAYPVTGQTYSRKIDVDILNAISSFGSTAHKIATDLRLLANLKEVEEPFEKDQIGSSAMAYKRNPMRCERVCSLSRHLMVLAQDALMTNSVQWFERTLDDSANRRISLPEAFMTADIVLTLLQNISEGFVVYPKVIERHIAQELPFMATENIIMAMVKKGGDRQQCHEEIRILSHEAAKQVKQEGKENDLIDRIKKTEYFKPIYDELDSLMRPTTFIGRAPQQVDKFLIDYVEPALEPYSEKLQVIKEAVIKV
- a CDS encoding Succinate--CoA ligase [ADP-forming] subunit beta mitochondrial encodes the protein MFRSLTIAKGFAGRASMLAKGQQKRGLAIHEYLSMELLNKYGVKTPKGGVARSPQEAYEVAQKLGTEDAVIKAQVLAGGRGKGTFTSGLKGGVRAVFSPAESRMFSEQMLGYKLITKQTGAAGKICNAVFIVERKFVRREFYFAILQDRKSQGPVIVASSQGGVDIESVAAENPDAIITLPVDIDVGLKREDAKNIVEKLGFSPKVVEEATDMIQRLYQLFIDKDCTQVEINPMAESADHEVLCMDAKLNFDDNADFRQKDIFALRDTSQEDQREVQAAKYNLNYIGLDGQIGCLVNGAGLAMATMDIIKLNGGEPANFLDVGGGATAEQVTEAFKIISSDPQVTSILVNIFGGIMRCDIIAQGIIQATTQLQLTLPVVVRLQGTEVDAAKKLIAESGLRIISIDDLDDAASKSVQLSKIVQLARQAKIDVTFELPI